In Helianthus annuus cultivar XRQ/B chromosome 8, HanXRQr2.0-SUNRISE, whole genome shotgun sequence, a single genomic region encodes these proteins:
- the LOC110869446 gene encoding uncharacterized protein LOC110869446, with protein sequence MGDFNEVRDESERRNSEFNASNAEAFNHFILVAGLQEYNMVGGKFTYISDRGDKLSKLDRYLVCLGFMQKWPTASVLTLDRVASDHRLIILSTIQTDFGHIPFRFFNSWCELHGFLDFVNQVCGNFTFNVPEDLAIAIKLRWLKNNIKGWIKQERSRTKGVYEDKKKRATVLDNLAEERLLLEDELHERADCKSVVSELDRLKFLDTRQKSRARWAVEGDENSAFFDHIINSNISINRVNALKVDGVWVSNPVVIKEVFYEIFSKQFTEPMGARLGIMCPNLSTISDSEAVMLEAPFSIVEIKNAI encoded by the coding sequence ATGGGAGATTTCAATGAGGTACGTGATGAGTCAGAAAGGAGAAATTCGGAGTTCAATGCCTCAAATGCTGAAGCATTTAATCACTTTATATTGGTTGCGGGATTGCAGGAATATAATATGGTTGGAGGTAAATTTACTTATATTTCGGATAGAGGTGATAAATTGAGTAAGCTCGATCGTTATTTAGTATGTCTTGGTTTCATGCAAAAGTGGCCAACGGCGTCTGTGCTTACGCTGGACAGAGTAGCTTCGGATCACAGACTGATCATTTTATCCACGATCCAAACGGACTTTGGTCACATACCCTTTAGATTTTTCAATTCATGGTGCGAGCTACATGGTTTTTTGGATTTTGTGAATCAAGTTTGTGGTAATTTCACTTTTAATGTGCCGGAGGACTTGGCGATTGCAATTAAATTGAGATGGCTAAAAAATAACATTAAGGGCTGGATAAAACAGGAAAGGAGTCGTACAAAAGGTGTGTACGAAGATAAAAAGAAACGCGCGACAGTATTGGATAATCTTGCAGAAGAAAGGCTATTGTTGGAAGATGAATTACATGAAAGGGCTGATTGCAAAAGTGTTGTGTCGGAACTGGATAGGCTGAAATTTTTGGATACCCGACAAAAATCACGAGCAAGATGGGCAGTTGAGGGGGACGAAAATTCTGCGTTCTTCGATCACATTATCAACTCGAACATCAGCATTAACCGAGTTAATGCCCTGAAGGTTGACGGGGTATGGGTGTCAAATCCAGTAGTTATTAAAGAAGTCTTTTATGAAATTTTTAGTAAACAATTTACGGAGCCTATGGGTGCTAGACTTGGTATTATGTGCCCGAACCTTTCTACCATTTCTGATTCGGAAGCAGTTATGTTGGAAGCACCTTTTTCAATTGTGGAAATTAAAAATGCCATATGA